A single window of Helicobacter pylori DNA harbors:
- a CDS encoding (Fe-S)-binding protein, whose product MNENINENIFEEVGDACVKCAKCVPGCTIYRIHKDEATSPRGFLDLMRLNAQNKLQLDTNLKHLLETCFLCTACVETCPFHLPIDTLIEKAREKIAQKYGIAWYKKSYFSLLKNRKKMDRVFSVAHFLAPCVFKQVGDSLEPRAVFKGLFKRFKKSALPPLNQKSFLQKHAEMKPLENPIQKVAIFIGCLSNYHYQQVGESLLYILEKLNIQAIIPKQECCSAPAYFTGDKDTTLFLVKKNIEWFESYLDGVDAIIVPEATCASMLINDYYKVFLGEKDKDLYVKRLEKITPKIYLASVFLEKHTPLKSLLEKIPKGKKETITYHNPCHAKKTLNAHKEVRNLLNSHYEIKEMPDNCCGFGGITMQTEKAEFSLKVGLLRAKEIIDTKARILSAECGACHMQLNNALKSLDDPNTPSFSHPLELIAKALKSAE is encoded by the coding sequence ATGAATGAAAATATTAATGAAAATATTTTTGAAGAAGTAGGGGACGCTTGCGTTAAATGCGCTAAATGCGTGCCAGGTTGCACGATATATCGCATTCATAAAGACGAAGCGACTTCGCCTAGGGGCTTTTTGGATTTGATGCGCCTAAACGCTCAAAACAAGCTCCAATTAGACACGAATTTAAAACACCTTTTAGAAACTTGTTTTTTATGTACCGCTTGCGTGGAAACTTGCCCCTTTCATTTGCCCATAGACACTTTAATAGAAAAAGCCAGAGAAAAAATCGCTCAAAAATACGGCATCGCTTGGTATAAAAAATCCTATTTTTCCCTTTTAAAAAACCGCAAAAAAATGGATAGGGTGTTTTCGGTGGCGCATTTTTTAGCCCCTTGCGTTTTCAAGCAAGTGGGGGATAGTTTAGAGCCTAGGGCGGTGTTTAAAGGCTTGTTCAAACGCTTCAAAAAAAGCGCTCTGCCTCCCTTAAATCAAAAAAGTTTTTTACAAAAACATGCAGAAATGAAGCCTTTAGAAAACCCCATTCAAAAAGTGGCGATTTTTATAGGGTGCTTGAGCAATTACCATTACCAGCAAGTGGGGGAAAGCTTGTTGTATATTTTAGAAAAACTCAACATTCAAGCGATCATCCCTAAGCAAGAATGCTGCTCAGCCCCTGCGTATTTTACCGGCGATAAAGACACCACGCTTTTTTTAGTGAAAAAAAACATAGAATGGTTTGAAAGCTATTTAGATGGAGTGGATGCGATCATCGTGCCTGAAGCCACATGCGCTAGCATGCTTATTAACGATTATTACAAGGTGTTTTTAGGCGAAAAAGATAAGGATTTGTATGTGAAGCGCTTGGAAAAAATCACGCCTAAAATCTATCTGGCGAGCGTGTTTTTAGAGAAGCACACCCCTTTAAAAAGTCTTTTAGAAAAAATCCCTAAGGGAAAAAAAGAGACTATCACTTATCATAACCCTTGCCATGCCAAAAAAACCCTAAACGCTCATAAAGAAGTGCGAAACTTGCTCAACTCGCATTATGAAATTAAAGAAATGCCGGACAATTGTTGTGGTTTTGGGGGGATTACGATGCAAACCGAAAAGGCGGAGTTTTCTCTAAAAGTGGGGCTTCTTAGGGCTAAAGAAATCATAGACACCAAAGCTAGAATTTTGAGCGCAGAATGTGGGGCATGCCACATGCAGCTTAACAACGCTTTAAAGTCTTTAGACGACCCTAACACCCCCTCTTTTTCACACCCTTTAGAACTCATCGCTAAAGCTTTAAAAAGCGCTGAATAA